The Mucilaginibacter gracilis genomic interval TTTATAGAGATATATAATTTAGGATAACAAACCCGTAGTGCATTATAAAGAAAGTTGTTCATTTCGCCAATAAATGGTATATTGTATTGACTGACAATCAATTACAAATATGAACAACTTGATTCAAAATTACACTTTTATTTTAGAAGAGTTTAGGAAACTGTCAATAAAAGAGGACTTTTATTACAAACCAGTAAGGCCAAGACTGTCTGATTTAGAGTTAATTACGTTAAATTTGACCGCTGAATATTGTGGAATAGATTCTGAATATCAGTTATTTAGAAACCTGAAAGGTACCCCGCTTGATATCTTGATCGAACGAAGTGTTTACAATAAGAGAAAAAGAAAATTGTTCCCGCACATAAATGAGGTGAGAAAAAAGCTTGTTCAGAAACTGAACGCTGTCCAGGACTGTTTCATTGTCGATTCAATGCCTTTAGAGGTATGTAAAAATGCCCGTGCAGCAAGAAGTAAAATCTGCAAAGAACAGGAATACGCTTTTCCAAACCATGGTTTTTGTGCTGCGCAAAGTTCGAGGTATTATGGATACAAACTGCATGCAGTTTGTTCAGTAGATGGTGTTTTTGAGAACTTTGACCTAAGCCCTGCTTCCGTACATGACATACATTACCTGAAAGATATACAACAACAAATGACTGATTGCGTGCTACTTGGAGACAAAGGCTATTTGTCCGCAGAGGTACAGGTCAATCTTTTTGAATCTGTAAACATTAGATTGGAAACCCCGATGAGAAACAATCAAAAGAAATTCAAACCGTATCCATACCTATTCAAAAAATCAAGGAAAAGGATTGAAACGCTATTTTCGCAACTGTGCGATCAGTTTATGATCAGAAGAAATTATGCCAAAACTTTTGAGGGGTTTAAGACAAGGACGTTAAGTAAAATAACTGCCCTGACCACCATTCAATACCTCAACAAATTTATCTTTAAAAGGAACATGAATCACATTAAAATAAATTTAGTCTGATAATGCACTACGGGTATAACAAATAATATGTAATACTACCAAGCATTTTATGCTCACGAATAAGTAAAAAACATTCCGTTTTTTTTACCGACATCTGTTTGTATAAAATTCGTTACATTTAAGGCCCAATTAACTGACCTTTTTATGTCTACTGAAGTAACCCTAAAAAAGCTTGCTGATATGCTTAATCTAAGTATATCTACCGTCTCCAGAGCCCTTAAGGACCACCCCGATATATCCACCGATACCAAAATAAAAGTAAAAGAGCTGGCTGCCGTATTAGATTATGAACCAAATACTTATGCAATTAACCTGCGCACTAACCATAGTAAAGAGTTTGGGGTAATTGTGCCAGGCATTGCCAATGATTTTTATCAGGCATTTATTAGTTCGCTAGAGGAAGATGCCCGGCAATACGGATTCTCGCTGATTATTATGCAATCCGGAGACGACCCGCTAATTGAACTTGAGAACGTTAAACGATGCAAGCAAAACCGGATGGCTGGTTTATTTGTATCCATCACATCTAAAACGGTTGATATTCATAATTTTTTAAAACTCGACGAACAACATATCCCCGTTATATTTTTTGATAAGGTTCCGGCTTTTGAAGCTTGCAATAAAGTTTGCGTGGCCGATTCAAAGGCGGCTACAATGGCTGCCGAAGCATTGGTTTTAAAACGAAAAAAAAACATTCTTTCTCTTTTTGGAAACGCGCAGCTATCAATAACGCAGCGTAGGTTCGAGTCCTTCAAGCAGGCTTTCATCAAGTATGGGGCAGATTCAAACTTATTGATTTTTAACACCCATTCGTCTCTTGAAGCACTCGAAATTACCACTACGCAACTATTGCTTAACAAACAAATAGATGCGATTTTTTGCATGAACGATGAGATACTGATAGGTGCTATGAAGGCCGTTCAGAAACTGGGCTTACGTATACCTACAGACATCGGGATTATAGCAATAAGCGAAGGCATTATACCTCAGTTGTATTATCCCGAAATTACTTACGTTGAAACCAGCGGCTTTAAACTTGCCAAAATGGCCTTTGCAAGAATGCTGGCATGTTTAGCGGGCAGCTCATATGTACAGGAACTAAAAATAGACTCCATTGTTGTTGACGGCGGATCTCTATAAGAGTTTTTAATAAATGCCGAAACTAACCGTTTAAGCACATTTATTAACTCAAGTTAATGACAAATATTTGTATTTAAATATTTGAATTTCAGAAATATCTACATATTCATCCTTCAAGATGCCCGAATGGGTACTATCATCGATGTAAAATTCTTCCGGGCTTTTATAAAGTGCGTTTTCCTTATTACGGGTTAAAAAGTAAAAGCCTCCTTTTTAACCCAAACCCTTCAAAAAAAAATCCGTTTTACAAGGGCAGCAGCCAACGTAAAACGGATTAAATGTTGTAAATTAATGTCAGGTTAAACCTCTATTGGTGTTACTTCACCGCCCATTCGTGAATACCGGTTGAGTTTTCTTTAGATAGTTGTATTTCCAGCTTAAGTGCTGTAGTGGTAACGGGTTCAAAAGTAACTACATTGTATTTATCTTTTTCAACATTATAAGGAACCGTGTTTTTTACAGGCACCCAATTTCCATCCTTTTTATAATATAATTTATAATTGTCTGGTATCCTACAGCCACCCCATGGTCCGTCGTCAAACCAGTATACCTTAGATTCTGATACCGTATATTCCTTATCAAAATCGTATTGAACAAATTCTAAGCTGTTGTTTTTGGGCCACCAATGCAGGTATGGATAATTGGTATCTTTGGAGTCGGCCGGTTCGTACTGATCTTTAATAGCATTATACATCCGTGTGTTTTTTAAAGATGAGCTTACTTTACTCAGGCTGGCTATGGTGGGGGCAGGTTTAGGGGTCGCTGCCGAAGTTTCATAAGGTATCCATACAGTCATTTCGCTTGGCCCCCTGTTGGCCCATGCATAGTAAGGAATTGCACGCACAGATTGGCCGGTTTGAATTAACGTTTCCGAATTAAGCTGACGTTTAGCACCTATACCTTGTACGTTAATTACTTCCACACCTTTAAGTAAACCGGCCTCGTATTTTGGAGATGCTATTGCCCCTTTGTTTACCATGATGTTTTGTACCAGGCTATCTTTATTATCGGGCCCTTCAAGGCAATAAACAATAGGCCCCCGTTCAAATGCGAAGCGGTTTACATCATCCTTCACTTTGGTATTGGCAATTACTTTTTCTGTTTCCATGGGTAATTGCAGGGTAACGTGGTCGCCTTTTTTCCATTGGCGTTTTAAAACGGCGTATCCTTTTTCGGTAACAAATGATTGGGGCTTATTATTAATGTAAATAACTACCGGATTTTTAAACTTCTCCATAAACGAATACAGATCGCCCGGAACAGGCTGCTCCTGCGCCCATCCTGGTATGCGTACCCTCAGGGTAAAGTTAAATGCCTTTTCGGGGTTCACGGCAATGTCTATCTTGCCATTCCAGGGATAATCTGTTGTTTGAACGAGGTTTACCTTACCACCGGATAGCTTGATATCGCTGGTATTGCTCATGTAGAGGTTAACGTACAGGTTGTTGAGGTTTTGTGCATACACATAACCGGGCACCGATGGTAAAAAGCGTGTCATGTTGGTAATGCAGCAGGCACAACTAAACCACGCACCCCGTTGGTTTTGAAAAATGGACGCCAGCGGATTAGGGTAAAAAAAACGGTTGCCACTTAATGATATACCCGATAGCAAGCCATTGTATAAAGTTCGCTCCAATACATCAATATATTTCGACTCGCCGTGCAGCAAAAACATGCGGTTGTTCCAATAAACATTACCTATGGCAGCACAGGTTTCCGCGTAAGCCGACATGTTAGGCAATTGATAGTCGCTTCCGAAGGCTTCGCCGGCACCGGTTGCACCAATACCA includes:
- a CDS encoding glycoside hydrolase family 127 protein is translated as MTISFKNTFILLSLATTALCTNVLAQVIDYPIKPVAFTSVHVHDHFWEPKMKINAEVTIPYILEQCKKHGRIDNFLRAAKLKDGDQMTEYPFDDTDLYKVIEGASYAMQEQANPKLDRYLDTLISIIGAAQEKDGYLYTFRTVNARKPHPWIGEKRWQNEEVLSHELYNSGHLYEAAVAHYQSTGKKTLLNIAIKNADLLVKVFGPGKIEEYPGHQIVEMGLVKLYRVTGNKQYLNLAKFFLDVRGPKGDAYNQADKKVTAQDEAEGHAVRAAYMYTGMADVAALTGDVKYFAAIDKIWDNVVTKKLYITGGIGATGAGEAFGSDYQLPNMSAYAETCAAIGNVYWNNRMFLLHGESKYIDVLERTLYNGLLSGISLSGNRFFYPNPLASIFQNQRGAWFSCACCITNMTRFLPSVPGYVYAQNLNNLYVNLYMSNTSDIKLSGGKVNLVQTTDYPWNGKIDIAVNPEKAFNFTLRVRIPGWAQEQPVPGDLYSFMEKFKNPVVIYINNKPQSFVTEKGYAVLKRQWKKGDHVTLQLPMETEKVIANTKVKDDVNRFAFERGPIVYCLEGPDNKDSLVQNIMVNKGAIASPKYEAGLLKGVEVINVQGIGAKRQLNSETLIQTGQSVRAIPYYAWANRGPSEMTVWIPYETSAATPKPAPTIASLSKVSSSLKNTRMYNAIKDQYEPADSKDTNYPYLHWWPKNNSLEFVQYDFDKEYTVSESKVYWFDDGPWGGCRIPDNYKLYYKKDGNWVPVKNTVPYNVEKDKYNVVTFEPVTTTALKLEIQLSKENSTGIHEWAVK
- a CDS encoding IS982 family transposase, with amino-acid sequence MNNLIQNYTFILEEFRKLSIKEDFYYKPVRPRLSDLELITLNLTAEYCGIDSEYQLFRNLKGTPLDILIERSVYNKRKRKLFPHINEVRKKLVQKLNAVQDCFIVDSMPLEVCKNARAARSKICKEQEYAFPNHGFCAAQSSRYYGYKLHAVCSVDGVFENFDLSPASVHDIHYLKDIQQQMTDCVLLGDKGYLSAEVQVNLFESVNIRLETPMRNNQKKFKPYPYLFKKSRKRIETLFSQLCDQFMIRRNYAKTFEGFKTRTLSKITALTTIQYLNKFIFKRNMNHIKINLV
- a CDS encoding LacI family DNA-binding transcriptional regulator; the encoded protein is MSTEVTLKKLADMLNLSISTVSRALKDHPDISTDTKIKVKELAAVLDYEPNTYAINLRTNHSKEFGVIVPGIANDFYQAFISSLEEDARQYGFSLIIMQSGDDPLIELENVKRCKQNRMAGLFVSITSKTVDIHNFLKLDEQHIPVIFFDKVPAFEACNKVCVADSKAATMAAEALVLKRKKNILSLFGNAQLSITQRRFESFKQAFIKYGADSNLLIFNTHSSLEALEITTTQLLLNKQIDAIFCMNDEILIGAMKAVQKLGLRIPTDIGIIAISEGIIPQLYYPEITYVETSGFKLAKMAFARMLACLAGSSYVQELKIDSIVVDGGSL